Proteins encoded by one window of Halorubrum ruber:
- a CDS encoding pentapeptide repeat-containing protein produces MTSRCTFRLDPEEIGAATADATAEIDEEWRCPHDAHPEADRCVFHLSSNARDDLGVDADAVAERLRDVAGERGKDAKRLLGATLDDLSIRHEIVEAADKHPLDLRGATVTGTLDLTASEFEGRIDLSGAEIGAIDWTESEFDAPVDLSGAVVRGETTLTGAVFEGDVDLAGATFEGPVDVREGRFNGDTSLREARFRDSAAFDGAEFRGDANLLDDDACFGDVRFDAPVSFTEAAFRYADFVGCEFRDDAAFDRATFGGDAEFADATFERGATFASAVFDGDAAFDRATFGGDAEFAEVRFDGDTAFSGALFEAPATFAGAEFRGRDNLEDDDLSFADATFEADATFRRAVVGFADFARLTAAADLVFDEARFTEEAGFEDATLASLSCDEARFKSDASFAGVAVDGDATFRGAEFEGGDNVDDDDLSFADAVFGGEVDFLSARFGYSDFSGAAFGGEAVFDESRFDDDLAFSDAAFDDRASFDECRFDDDAAFERATFAGAASFRGAEFDGGDNVRDDDVTFADAAFADEADFYCAEFEYANFEGAAFERPANFEATHFAGEGDFRDAAFRGEATFAEARFDDDATFEDAAFRDAASFLGVEFVGDYHEDDDAAFSGAVFDGEADFREIEFGQAGFDDARFRGPVSFRESLFGRARFEDAVCAESVDLSYTRFTEPVSFDGIAFESGVTADEARFESDASFAESTFEEGATFRGVEFQGGAHTVTDANFEAATFADSADFKLAEFRVADFSGAEFGGTALFERTVFEDDGTFRNAEFGASAVFSRSRFLEESDFSSCRFGGEAHFDELRFEKDSTFADAEFGGDATFRSAEFEGSANMHNDDASFEAATFRGKADFDKASFLYANFTHTTFARDAAFTEAEFEHSVAFRPRPAESETLVDLSDAVVRGGTLGQPEQGDAFYDCTHAEVREVTLDDEHCTHGLFNHFRFCNTDFHGFDFTAHKTYLARNNWEIHTFAASEAADRSETETEFTPARLENTYLKAKNCASDFGDRKAAAEFFIKEMVYRRRKNWRAAFTREEAVSPANRTKALGKWIGNKVLHQTCGYGERLWRVVYVSAVTVFIWGVLYTTTTQGTTGSSELTTQGIGGLSNLFSPEGAVVLGKNMYFSMVTFTTLGYGDVQPVGSTARALAGLEAFLGALLVALVVFVLGRRVAW; encoded by the coding sequence ATGACGAGCCGGTGTACGTTTCGACTCGATCCCGAGGAGATCGGCGCGGCGACGGCGGACGCCACCGCGGAGATTGACGAGGAGTGGCGCTGCCCGCACGACGCCCACCCGGAGGCCGACCGCTGCGTGTTCCACCTGTCGAGCAACGCCCGCGACGACCTCGGCGTCGACGCAGACGCGGTCGCCGAGCGCCTCCGGGACGTGGCCGGCGAACGCGGGAAGGACGCGAAACGCCTGCTCGGCGCCACTCTCGACGACCTCTCGATCCGCCACGAGATCGTCGAGGCCGCCGACAAACATCCCCTCGATCTCAGGGGTGCGACGGTGACCGGCACGCTGGATCTGACCGCGTCGGAGTTCGAGGGGCGAATCGACCTCTCGGGCGCGGAGATCGGTGCCATCGACTGGACGGAGTCGGAGTTCGACGCGCCGGTCGACCTCTCCGGGGCCGTCGTCCGCGGCGAGACGACGCTCACCGGCGCCGTCTTCGAGGGCGACGTCGACCTCGCCGGCGCCACGTTCGAGGGGCCGGTCGACGTCCGGGAGGGCCGGTTCAACGGCGACACCTCGCTGCGCGAGGCGCGGTTCCGCGATTCGGCGGCGTTCGACGGCGCCGAGTTCCGCGGCGACGCGAACCTCTTGGACGACGATGCGTGCTTCGGGGACGTCCGCTTCGACGCGCCCGTCTCGTTCACGGAGGCCGCCTTCCGGTACGCGGACTTCGTCGGCTGCGAGTTCCGCGACGACGCGGCGTTCGACCGGGCGACGTTCGGCGGCGACGCCGAGTTCGCGGACGCGACGTTCGAGCGGGGCGCGACGTTCGCGTCCGCCGTCTTCGACGGGGACGCCGCCTTCGACCGGGCGACGTTCGGCGGCGACGCCGAGTTCGCGGAAGTCCGGTTCGACGGCGACACCGCGTTCTCGGGGGCGCTGTTCGAGGCGCCGGCGACGTTCGCGGGCGCGGAGTTCCGCGGCCGGGACAACCTCGAAGACGACGACCTCTCGTTCGCGGACGCGACGTTCGAGGCGGATGCGACGTTCCGGCGCGCGGTCGTCGGCTTCGCCGACTTCGCGCGGCTGACGGCGGCCGCCGACCTCGTCTTCGACGAGGCGCGTTTCACCGAGGAGGCCGGCTTCGAGGACGCGACGCTGGCGTCGCTCTCCTGTGACGAGGCGCGGTTCAAAAGCGACGCGAGCTTCGCGGGCGTCGCGGTCGACGGCGACGCGACGTTCCGCGGCGCGGAGTTCGAGGGGGGCGACAACGTCGACGACGACGACCTCTCGTTCGCGGACGCGGTGTTCGGCGGCGAGGTCGACTTCCTCAGCGCCCGATTCGGCTACAGCGACTTCTCCGGCGCCGCGTTCGGCGGAGAGGCCGTCTTCGACGAGTCGCGCTTCGACGACGACCTCGCGTTCTCCGACGCGGCCTTCGACGACCGAGCGAGCTTCGACGAGTGCCGGTTCGACGACGACGCCGCCTTCGAGCGGGCGACGTTCGCCGGCGCGGCCAGCTTTCGCGGCGCGGAGTTCGACGGCGGCGACAACGTCCGCGACGACGACGTGACGTTCGCCGACGCCGCCTTCGCCGACGAGGCCGACTTCTACTGCGCGGAGTTCGAGTACGCCAACTTCGAGGGCGCGGCGTTCGAGCGCCCCGCGAACTTCGAGGCGACCCACTTCGCTGGCGAGGGTGACTTCCGCGACGCGGCGTTCCGCGGTGAGGCAACGTTCGCCGAGGCGCGGTTCGACGACGACGCGACGTTCGAGGACGCGGCGTTCCGCGACGCCGCCTCGTTCCTCGGCGTCGAGTTCGTCGGCGACTACCACGAGGACGACGACGCCGCGTTCTCTGGCGCCGTCTTCGACGGCGAGGCCGACTTCCGCGAGATCGAGTTCGGTCAGGCCGGCTTCGACGACGCGCGCTTCCGGGGACCGGTGTCGTTCCGGGAGTCGCTGTTCGGCCGCGCTCGCTTCGAAGACGCGGTCTGTGCGGAGTCGGTCGACCTGTCGTACACCCGGTTCACCGAGCCGGTCTCGTTCGACGGTATCGCGTTCGAGTCCGGCGTCACCGCCGACGAGGCGCGGTTCGAGAGCGACGCGAGCTTCGCCGAGTCGACGTTCGAGGAGGGGGCGACGTTTCGCGGCGTCGAGTTCCAGGGCGGTGCCCACACGGTCACCGACGCGAACTTCGAGGCCGCGACGTTCGCGGACAGCGCCGACTTCAAGCTCGCCGAGTTCCGCGTCGCGGACTTCTCCGGCGCGGAGTTCGGGGGGACGGCGCTGTTCGAGCGCACCGTCTTCGAGGACGACGGCACCTTCCGGAACGCTGAGTTCGGCGCTTCGGCCGTCTTCTCGCGCTCCCGGTTCCTCGAGGAGTCGGACTTCTCCAGCTGCCGCTTCGGCGGCGAGGCGCACTTCGACGAGCTCCGCTTCGAGAAGGACAGCACGTTCGCCGACGCCGAGTTCGGCGGCGACGCGACGTTCCGGTCGGCGGAGTTCGAGGGGAGCGCGAACATGCACAACGACGACGCCAGCTTCGAGGCGGCGACGTTCCGAGGGAAGGCGGACTTCGACAAGGCGTCGTTCCTCTACGCGAACTTCACGCACACGACGTTCGCCCGCGACGCCGCGTTCACCGAGGCGGAGTTCGAACACTCGGTCGCCTTCCGCCCGCGGCCCGCCGAGTCCGAGACCCTCGTCGACCTGAGCGACGCGGTCGTCCGCGGCGGGACGCTCGGCCAACCGGAGCAGGGCGACGCCTTCTACGACTGTACGCACGCGGAGGTCCGGGAGGTCACGCTCGACGACGAGCACTGTACGCACGGCCTCTTCAACCACTTCCGGTTCTGCAACACCGACTTCCACGGCTTCGACTTCACCGCGCACAAGACGTACCTCGCGCGCAACAACTGGGAGATCCACACCTTCGCCGCCTCGGAGGCGGCCGACCGGTCGGAGACCGAGACGGAGTTCACGCCCGCGAGGCTGGAGAACACGTACCTGAAGGCGAAGAACTGCGCGAGCGACTTCGGCGACCGCAAGGCGGCGGCCGAGTTCTTCATCAAGGAGATGGTGTACCGCCGGCGGAAGAACTGGCGCGCCGCCTTCACCCGGGAGGAGGCGGTGTCGCCGGCCAACCGCACGAAGGCGCTCGGCAAGTGGATCGGGAACAAGGTGCTCCACCAGACGTGCGGGTACGGCGAGCGGCTCTGGCGGGTCGTGTACGTCTCCGCGGTGACGGTGTTCATCTGGGGCGTGTTGTACACCACGACGACGCAGGGCACGACCGGCAGCAGCGAGCTCACGACGCAGGGGATCGGCGGCCTCTCGAACCTCTTCTCGCCGGAGGGAGCGGTCGTCCTCGGGAAGAACATGTACTTCAGCATGGTGACGTTCACTACGCTCGGCTACGGCGACGTCCAGCCGGTCGGGTCGACAGCGCGCGCGCTCGCCGGGCTCGAGGCGTTCCTCGGCGCGCTCCTCGTCGCGCTCGTCGTCTTCGTGCTGGGCCGCCGGGTCGCGTGGTGA
- a CDS encoding pyruvoyl-dependent arginine decarboxylase encodes MNTIHVAGGVGVADTAMASYDAALADANLHNYNLVAVSSVVPAAATVEAVSEVPDLGPAGNRLTVVEARRTIGPGDAVDFREGGRSGAEGAESKRAPRRHPDAVAGLGWATGPGPGLFYEVTGEDADDVRERIEAGLDSGADLRDWELPARETHVERVAAEPDRYATAVVIAAYGESEPIL; translated from the coding sequence ATGAACACCATCCACGTCGCCGGCGGCGTCGGGGTCGCCGACACGGCGATGGCCTCCTACGACGCCGCGCTCGCGGACGCGAACCTCCACAACTACAACCTCGTCGCGGTCTCCTCCGTCGTCCCCGCGGCGGCGACCGTCGAGGCGGTGTCGGAGGTCCCGGACCTGGGCCCCGCCGGCAACCGGCTCACCGTCGTCGAGGCGCGCCGGACGATCGGCCCGGGCGACGCGGTCGACTTCCGCGAGGGCGGGCGCTCGGGGGCCGAGGGCGCCGAGTCGAAGCGCGCGCCCCGCCGACACCCTGACGCGGTCGCGGGGCTCGGGTGGGCGACCGGCCCGGGCCCGGGGCTCTTCTACGAGGTGACCGGGGAGGACGCCGACGACGTCCGCGAGCGGATCGAGGCGGGGCTCGACAGCGGCGCCGACCTCCGTGACTGGGAGCTCCCGGCCCGCGAGACGCACGTCGAGAGGGTCGCGGCCGAGCCGGACCGGTACGCGACCGCGGTCGTGATCGCCGCATACGGGGAGTCTGAGCCGATCCTGTAA
- a CDS encoding DUF6293 family protein, whose protein sequence is MQTHVVPVGFDYDRMIAPLIRDQFDVDRVILLEGTVGSEANVEYSRNIARKLEQDFTNLLGAETVREQLDDVYDYDAAFERAFDLINAELDRDDGVADSNEREVWVNLCSMPRPVSFAFATAAHSIMVERQADRDRIHTYYTAPEKYLETELAEELRATRDLLRDLDEGSDADAPDEAVTDAGVEPDRVADRLASTTDLLAEFDERGTTIGAKKIGDSHVIELPVASFQNVKPFEELVLFTLGEHGEFESVSELAETLAAELNEEYTDSFRSKVIYNVDRLGPGGKGYIEREEHGKSHRTSLSRTGQLWVRAHADEDRDYRDLA, encoded by the coding sequence ATGCAGACCCACGTCGTGCCCGTCGGGTTCGACTACGACCGGATGATCGCCCCGCTCATCCGGGACCAGTTCGACGTCGACCGGGTGATTCTGCTGGAGGGGACGGTCGGCAGCGAGGCCAACGTCGAGTACTCGCGAAACATCGCGCGCAAGTTGGAGCAGGACTTCACGAACCTGCTCGGCGCGGAGACGGTCCGCGAGCAGTTGGACGACGTGTACGACTACGACGCCGCCTTCGAGCGCGCCTTCGACCTGATCAACGCGGAGTTGGACCGAGACGACGGAGTCGCCGATTCGAACGAGCGCGAGGTCTGGGTGAACCTCTGTTCGATGCCCCGCCCCGTCTCCTTCGCGTTCGCGACCGCGGCCCACTCGATCATGGTCGAGCGGCAGGCGGACCGCGACCGCATCCACACCTACTACACGGCCCCCGAGAAGTACTTGGAGACAGAGCTCGCGGAGGAGCTGCGCGCGACGCGCGATCTCCTGCGCGACCTCGACGAGGGGAGCGACGCCGACGCACCGGACGAAGCGGTCACCGACGCGGGCGTCGAACCCGACCGCGTCGCCGACCGGCTGGCGAGCACCACGGACCTCCTCGCGGAGTTCGACGAGCGCGGCACCACCATCGGCGCGAAGAAAATCGGCGACAGCCACGTGATCGAGCTCCCCGTCGCCTCCTTCCAGAACGTCAAGCCGTTCGAGGAGCTGGTCCTGTTCACGCTCGGCGAACACGGCGAGTTCGAGTCAGTGTCGGAGCTGGCCGAGACGCTCGCGGCCGAACTCAACGAGGAGTACACGGACTCGTTCCGCTCGAAGGTCATTTATAACGTCGACCGGCTCGGACCCGGCGGCAAGGGGTATATCGAGCGCGAGGAGCACGGGAAGTCCCACCGGACGAGCCTCTCGCGGACCGGCCAGTTGTGGGTCCGCGCGCACGCCGACGAGGACCGAGACTACCGAGATCTGGCGTGA